A window of Babylonia areolata isolate BAREFJ2019XMU chromosome 2, ASM4173473v1, whole genome shotgun sequence contains these coding sequences:
- the LOC143279480 gene encoding ADP-ribosylation factor-like protein 1 translates to MGQGASSRKMAGETNRILVAGLYNSGKTTLMERLTGHSVAPRTGHPFEGAKYGNMMLTGWDLGGRDIMRPLYRYFFPMTDAIIYVMDSHERDQFHLDHAKMQLQRLVEEEELEGRPLLVLANKQDLSAAMTCLELRQHLDLGQVERERAVEILPLSLVTEQGLPEVVDWLERQQMQKEFQTRVVQPVQKAVPPSVSSACSRLLSTLKLAFRPVRKKLTMKS, encoded by the exons ATGGGACAAGGTGCTTCCTCGCGGAAAATGGCTGGAGAGACGAATCGTATTCTGGTTGCGG GTTTGTACAATTCTGGCAAAACTACGTTGATGGAAAGGCTGACCGGACACTCCGTGGCACCGAGGACTGGACATCCTTTTG AGGGTGCCAAGTACGGGAACATGATGCTGACAGGCTGGGATCTTGGCGGACGTGACATAATG CGTCCCCTTTACCGGTACTTCTTCCCCATGACGGACGCCATCATCTACGTGATGGACAGTCACGAAAGGGACCAGTTCCACCTGGACCATGCGAAGATGCAGCTGCAGCggctggtggaggaggaggagctggaaggACGGCCCCTGCTGGTGCTGGCCAACAAGCAGGACCTGTCTGCTGCCATGACCTGTCTGGAGCTCCGCCAGCACCTGGACCTGGGCCAGGTGGAACGCGAGAGAG cGGTGGAGATTCTGCCACTGTCTCTGGTGACGGAGCAGGGCCTACCAGAGGTAGTGGACTGGCTGGAGCGCCAGCAGATGCAGAAAGAGTTCCAGACTCGGGTGGTCCAGCCCGTGCAGAAGGCGGTTCCTCCCTCGGTGTCCTCAGCCTGCTCCAGACTGTTGTCCACGCTGAAGCTGGCTTTCAGACCAGTCCGGAAGAAGCTGACGATGAAGTCTTAG